A stretch of the Chanos chanos chromosome 1, fChaCha1.1, whole genome shotgun sequence genome encodes the following:
- the LOC115804851 gene encoding alpha-(1,3)-fucosyltransferase 9-like, with product MTTQIPKSLNCTLITLVLGAGVLMLMFIFLQHDSHNYCPPNPVQPLQEEIRKCLLESNGSSLSVAPPPQSEKPVLLLWFWPENYRFQFSDCKSLLNMEGCHLTDDRSVYPKADAVLIFHKAISWDLSNLPPSPRPPFQKWIWFHVESPTNTRRIPGLENLFNWTLSYRQDADISVRNRLTVKKSPGEEFVIPKKDKLVCWIVSNNNPSTGTGVRYKYYQELSKHIKVDLFGKVSGKFLRYEDYYSTIASCKFYLSFENSIHRDYITEKLNGPLAAGTVPVVLGPPRKNYEDFVPSDSFIHVDDFPNAQALANYLLQLDKDEEAYRKYFQWRNYLTAKPHLVLQQQEFILAICSACEHVGRHSEYKVAHEIYKWYFS from the coding sequence ATGACAACTCAAATTCCGAAATCCTTGAATTGTACCCTGATCACACTGGTTTTAGGGGCAGGAGTATTGATGctgatgttcatttttcttcagcATGATTCTCATAACTACTGCCCGCCCAATCCAGTTCAGCCACTTCAGGAAGAGATAAGGAAATGTCTGTTAGAGAGCAATGGCAGTTCCTTGTCTGTAGCACCTCCTCCTCAGTCTGAGAAACCTGTCTTGTTGTTATGGTTCTGGCCAGAAAACTACAGGTTCCAGTTCTCAGACTGCAAATCTCTACTCAACATGGAAGGCTGCCACTTGACAGATGACAGATCAGTGTACCCTAAAGCAGATGCAGTGCTCATTTTTCACAAGGCCATTAGCTGGGATCTCTCCAACCTACCTCCATCACCACGACCACCTTTTCAAAAATGGATTTGGTTCCATGTAGAGTcaccaacaaacacacgcagaatACCTGGGCTTGAGAACCTTTTTAACTGGACCCTGAGCTACAGACAAGATGCAGACATTTCTGTGCGTAATCGTCTGACAGTCAAAAAGAGCCCCGGTGAGGAATTTGTCATACCTAAAAAAGACAAACTCGTTTGCTGGATCGTAAGCAACAATAATCCATCCACTGGTACAGGAGTCCGGTATAAATATTATCAAGAGCTCAGTAAGCACATTAAAGTAGATCTTTTTGGCAAGGTTTCTGGGAAATTTCTGAGGTATGAAGATTACTATTCCACCATAGCCAGTTGTAAATTCTATCTCTCCTTTGAGAACTCTATTCACAGAGACTACATCACTGAGAAGCTAAATGGACCCCTGGCTGCAGGAACTGTTCCTGTGGTGCTGGGGCCTCCTAGAAAAAACTATGAAGACTTTGTCCCaagtgattcattcattcatgtggaTGACTTTCCAAATGCACAGGCACTTGCTAACTATCTCCTTCAGCTGGACAAAGATGAAGAAGCTTATAGAAAATACTTTCAATGGCGAAACTATCTGACTGCTAAACCTCACCTTGTACTGCAACAGCAAGAGTTCATCCTAGCCATTTGTTCTGCATGTGAACATGTGGGTAGACATTCAGAATACAAAGTAGCTCATGAGATTTACAAGTGGTATTTTTCGTGA
- the LOC115804862 gene encoding alpha-(1,3)-fucosyltransferase 9-like, with product MTAPFRKSLNCPLITLLLGIGALILMFIYLQQTSPDYCPPRPPPPIQQETKKCLPCETNSTPTCPVPTPVPTPVPMPPPQRAKPIVLLWFWPENFRFQLSECKTLFNIESCNLTDDRSVYHKADAVLIYHKSIAWDLSNLPPSPRPPFQKWVWFHLESPTNTRKIPGLENLFNLTLSYRKDADISVRYYLKVKKNPGEEFVIPKKDKLVCWIVSNNNPGTGTGVRYKFYQEFIKHIKVDLFGKLSGKVLKHEDYYSTIASCKFYLSFENSIHRDYITEKLNGPLSVGTVPVVLGPPRKNYEDFFPSDAFIHVNDFPNAEALAKYLLQLDKDEAAYRKYFQWRNYLTAEPHLLSTQEFVLPICSACEHINSHREYKVAHEIYNWYFS from the coding sequence ATGACAGCGCCGTTTCGAAAATCTTTGAATTGCCCTTTGATCACGCTGCTTTTGGGGATAGGAGCTTTGATACTGATGTTCATTTATCTTCAGCAAACCTCTCCTGACTACTGCCCACCCAGACCACCTCCACCTATTCAGcaagagacaaagaaatgtcTGCCATGTGAGACCAACAGCACTCCTACGTGTCCAGTGCCAACACCAGTGCCAACGCCAGTGCCAATGCCTCCACCACAGCGTGCGAAACCTATTGTGCTGTTGTGGTTCTGGCCAGAAAACTTCAGGTTCCAGCTCTCAGAATGCAAAACTCTGTTCAACATTGAAAGCTGTAACTTGACAGATGACAGATCTGTGTACCATAAAGCAGATGCAGTGCTCATATATCACAAATCTATCGCATGGGATCTCTCCAACCTACCTCCATCGCCACGACCACCCTTTCAAAAATGGGTGTGGTTCCATTTAGAGTcacctacaaacacacgcaaaatACCTGGGCTTGAGAACCTGTTTAACTTGACTCTGAGCTACAGAAAGGATGCTGACATTTCTGTACGTTATTAtctgaaagtaaaaaagaaCCCTGGTGAGGAATTTGTCATACCTAAAAAGGACAAGCTCGTTTGCTGGATCGTAAGCAACAATAATCCAGGCACTGGTACAGGAGTCAGATATAAATTTTATCAAGAGTTTATTAAGCACATTAAAGTGGATCTTTTTGGCAAGCTTTCTGGGAAAGTTCTGAAGCATGAAGACTACTATTCCACCATAGCCAGTTGTAAATTCTATCTCTCCTTTGAGAACTCCATTCACAGAGACTACATCACCGAGAAGCTAAATGGACCACTGTCTGTAGGAACTGTTCCTGTGGTGCTTGGTCCTCCCAGAAAAAACTATGAAGACTTTTTCCCAAGTGATGCTTTTATTCATGTCAATGACTTTCCAAATGCAGAAGCACTGGCTAAATATCTCCTTCAGCTGGACAAAGATGAAGCAGCTTACCGCAAATACTTTCAATGGCGAAACTATCTGACTGCTGAACCTCACCTGCTGTCGACACAAGAGTTCGTCCTACCAATTTGTTCTGCATGTGAACACATAAATAGTCATAGAGAATATAAAGTGGCTCATGAAATCTACAACTGGTATTTTTCATGA